The Mycolicibacterium mageritense genome contains a region encoding:
- a CDS encoding PQQ-dependent sugar dehydrogenase: MKSRRRISGVAAVLCAAMLVGVGCARFDSAQTEPFTTEPEMRAGPTTSPPPPPPLPAQPFPKQCKATGVMQGCLDATSGLIMGPDSQSALVAERLTGAIKEVAVRAEPKIKTVIPVDPSGDGGLMDIVLSPTYTQDRLMYAYISTPTDNRVVRIANADPPKPILTGIPKGATGNTGSLIFTSPTTLVVQTGDAGDPALAADPASMAGKVLRIEQPTTVNQAPVTTALSGMGAGGSMCIDPSDGSLYITDRTPTADRLQRITRDSKTSTVWTWPDRPGVAGCAALDGTVLVNLVNTKKTVAVHLAPDTGAVTGDPEVIRENVRGHAWALQLSPDGNVWGATVNRTAGDAESFDDVVFPLFPQGGGFPRSDAEKT; this comes from the coding sequence ATGAAATCGCGCCGGCGGATATCGGGGGTGGCTGCCGTCTTGTGCGCCGCGATGCTGGTGGGGGTGGGCTGTGCCCGGTTCGACTCCGCCCAGACCGAGCCGTTCACGACCGAGCCCGAGATGCGGGCCGGGCCGACGACGTCCCCGCCTCCTCCGCCGCCGCTTCCGGCGCAACCTTTCCCCAAGCAGTGCAAGGCCACCGGCGTGATGCAGGGCTGCCTGGACGCCACGAGTGGGTTGATCATGGGCCCCGACAGCCAGTCGGCGTTGGTGGCCGAGCGGCTCACCGGGGCGATCAAGGAAGTGGCGGTGCGCGCCGAGCCCAAGATCAAGACCGTCATCCCGGTCGATCCGTCCGGCGACGGCGGCCTGATGGACATCGTGCTGTCACCGACGTATACGCAGGACCGCCTGATGTACGCCTACATCAGCACGCCGACCGACAATCGCGTGGTCCGCATCGCCAATGCAGATCCACCGAAGCCGATCCTGACCGGCATTCCGAAGGGCGCGACCGGCAACACCGGGTCGTTGATCTTCACCAGCCCGACCACGCTCGTGGTGCAGACCGGGGACGCGGGCGACCCGGCGTTGGCCGCCGACCCCGCGTCGATGGCGGGCAAGGTGCTGCGCATCGAACAACCCACCACGGTCAATCAGGCTCCGGTCACCACTGCGCTGTCCGGCATGGGCGCAGGCGGCAGCATGTGCATCGACCCGTCGGACGGCTCGCTGTACATCACCGACCGCACGCCCACAGCCGACCGGCTGCAACGCATCACGCGGGATTCCAAGACGTCCACGGTATGGACCTGGCCCGACCGGCCCGGTGTGGCCGGATGCGCGGCGCTCGACGGAACCGTGCTGGTCAACCTGGTCAACACCAAGAAGACCGTAGCGGTGCACCTGGCGCCGGACACCGGCGCGGTGACCGGCGATCCCGAGGTGATCCGGGAAAACGTGCGCGGCCATGCGTGGGCACTGCAGCTCTCCCCCGACGGCAACGTCTGGGGCGCGACGGTGAACCGGACGGCCGGTGATGCCGAGTCCTTCGACGACGTGGTGTTCCCACTCTTCCCGCAAGGCGGTGGCTTCCCGCGCAGCGACGCCGAGAAGACCTGA
- a CDS encoding acetolactate synthase large subunit, with protein MSAPTTRPAEQTATSQANGASPVKADQPQPKRVAPHQLTGAQAVVRSLEELGVDVIFGIPGGAVLPVYDPLFDSQKLRHVLVRHEQGAGHAASGYAHATGKVGVMMATSGPGATNLVTPLADAQMDSIPVVAITGQVGRGLIGTDAFQEADITGMTMPITKHNFLVRNGDDIPRVIAEAFHIASSGRPGAVLVDIPKDILQGECTFSWPPRIDLPGYKPNTKPHNRQIREAAKLIAAARKPVLYVGGGVIRGEATEQLLELAELTGIPVVTTLMARGAFPDSHPQHMGMPGMHGTVAAVAALQRSDLLIALGTRFDDRVTGQLSSFAPEAKVIHADIDPAEIGKNRHADVPIVGDVKAVITELIESLRKTGTSADTLDLADWWKYLSGVRSTYPLSYGPQSDGSLSPEYVIEKLGQIAGPDAVYVAGVGQHQMWAAQFIKYEKPKTWLNSGGLGTMGFAVPAAMGAKFARPEAEVWAIDGDGCFQMTNQELATCALEGAPIKVALINNGNLGMVRQWQTLFYEERYSQTNLATHSHRIPDFVKLAEALGCVGLRCERAEDVEDVINQARAINDRPVVIDFIVGADAQVWPMVAAGTSNDEIMAARDIRPLFDDEDGEGHA; from the coding sequence GTGAGCGCACCGACCACACGACCGGCGGAACAGACCGCCACCTCACAGGCCAACGGCGCATCGCCGGTCAAGGCCGACCAGCCCCAGCCCAAGCGGGTTGCGCCCCATCAGCTCACCGGCGCGCAAGCGGTGGTGCGGTCCTTGGAGGAGCTCGGCGTCGACGTCATCTTCGGCATCCCGGGCGGCGCGGTGCTGCCGGTCTACGATCCGCTGTTCGATTCGCAGAAGCTGCGCCACGTCCTGGTCCGGCATGAGCAGGGCGCAGGCCACGCGGCCAGCGGCTACGCGCATGCCACCGGCAAGGTCGGCGTGATGATGGCGACCTCGGGCCCGGGCGCGACCAACCTGGTCACGCCGCTGGCCGACGCCCAGATGGACTCGATCCCGGTCGTGGCGATCACCGGTCAGGTCGGACGCGGCCTCATCGGCACCGACGCCTTCCAGGAAGCCGACATCACGGGCATGACCATGCCCATCACCAAGCACAACTTCCTGGTGCGCAACGGCGACGACATCCCACGCGTGATCGCCGAGGCCTTCCACATCGCGTCAAGCGGACGGCCAGGCGCAGTTCTCGTTGACATCCCCAAGGACATCCTGCAGGGCGAGTGCACGTTCAGCTGGCCGCCGCGCATCGACCTGCCCGGCTACAAGCCGAACACCAAGCCGCACAACCGGCAGATCCGTGAGGCGGCCAAGCTCATCGCGGCGGCCCGCAAGCCGGTGCTCTACGTCGGCGGCGGGGTCATCCGCGGCGAAGCCACCGAGCAGTTGCTGGAACTGGCCGAGTTGACGGGCATCCCGGTGGTCACCACGCTGATGGCCCGCGGTGCATTCCCCGACAGCCACCCCCAGCACATGGGCATGCCCGGCATGCACGGCACCGTCGCCGCAGTCGCCGCGCTACAGCGCAGCGATCTGCTGATCGCGCTGGGCACGCGCTTCGACGACCGCGTGACCGGTCAACTCTCGTCGTTCGCGCCCGAGGCCAAGGTGATCCACGCCGACATTGACCCGGCCGAGATCGGCAAGAACCGGCACGCCGACGTGCCGATCGTCGGTGACGTCAAGGCTGTCATCACCGAGCTGATCGAGTCGTTGCGCAAGACCGGAACCAGTGCCGACACACTGGATCTCGCCGACTGGTGGAAGTACCTGTCCGGCGTCCGCTCGACATACCCGCTGAGCTACGGTCCGCAGAGCGACGGCAGCCTGTCGCCCGAGTACGTCATCGAGAAGCTGGGACAGATCGCCGGACCGGATGCCGTGTACGTCGCGGGTGTGGGTCAGCACCAGATGTGGGCCGCGCAGTTCATCAAGTACGAGAAGCCGAAGACGTGGCTGAACTCGGGTGGCCTCGGCACCATGGGCTTCGCGGTGCCCGCGGCCATGGGCGCCAAGTTCGCCAGGCCCGAGGCCGAGGTGTGGGCCATCGACGGTGACGGCTGCTTCCAGATGACCAACCAGGAGCTGGCCACCTGTGCGTTGGAGGGTGCGCCGATCAAGGTCGCGCTGATCAACAACGGCAACCTTGGCATGGTCCGGCAGTGGCAGACGCTGTTCTACGAGGAGCGCTACAGCCAGACCAACCTGGCCACGCACTCGCACCGGATCCCGGACTTCGTGAAGCTGGCCGAGGCGCTGGGATGCGTCGGATTGCGTTGTGAGCGTGCCGAAGACGTCGAAGACGTGATCAACCAGGCACGCGCGATCAACGATCGCCCGGTGGTGATCGACTTCATCGTCGGCGCCGACGCCCAGGTGTGGCCTATGGTCGCCGCGGGCACCAGCAACGACGAGATCATGGCGGCGCGGGACATCCGGCCGTTGTTCGACGACGAGGACGGCGAGGGACACGCCTGA
- a CDS encoding aldo/keto reductase: protein MAAIDGSATVRLGHSDLTVRPVGLGCMGMSQHYGPGDDAASVQTIRTALDLGVDHLDTSDVYGASDITWGVPIRGFGHNEELIAAAIAGRRDDVVLATKFAAKINETHDGIAIDGRPEYVTAACEASLRRLGTDVIDLYYYHRLDAGVPIEDTVGAMSELVAAGKVRAIGLSEVGPQTLRRAHAVHPITALQSEYSLWERGIEAEIAGVCRELGITVVAYSPLGRSALTGALTPDATFGPGDLRATNPRFTTENLRTNLAPVAALTALAEEKGCRPGQLALAWLLSRPWDVVAIPGTKRAEYVAENLGATNVALSADESAYLAEVFAPGTIVGERYAPVHARTVAAS from the coding sequence ATGGCAGCGATCGATGGTTCGGCAACGGTCAGGCTCGGCCACTCGGATCTGACGGTCAGGCCGGTCGGGCTGGGCTGCATGGGAATGTCGCAGCATTACGGGCCGGGCGACGACGCCGCGTCGGTGCAGACGATCCGGACCGCACTCGATCTCGGCGTCGACCACCTCGACACCTCCGACGTGTACGGCGCCTCCGACATCACCTGGGGCGTGCCGATCCGGGGATTCGGGCACAACGAGGAGCTGATCGCCGCCGCGATCGCGGGTCGTCGCGACGACGTGGTGCTGGCCACCAAGTTCGCCGCCAAGATCAACGAAACGCACGACGGCATCGCCATCGACGGACGCCCCGAATACGTCACCGCGGCCTGCGAAGCCAGCCTGCGTCGCCTCGGCACCGACGTGATCGACCTGTACTACTACCACCGCCTCGACGCCGGCGTCCCGATCGAGGACACCGTCGGCGCGATGAGCGAGTTGGTCGCGGCGGGCAAGGTGCGGGCCATCGGACTCAGCGAGGTCGGCCCACAGACGCTGCGCCGCGCGCATGCCGTGCACCCCATCACCGCGTTGCAGAGCGAATATTCGCTGTGGGAGCGTGGCATCGAGGCCGAGATCGCCGGAGTCTGCCGCGAACTCGGCATCACCGTGGTGGCCTACAGCCCGCTCGGGCGATCGGCGCTCACCGGAGCGCTGACGCCCGACGCGACATTTGGCCCCGGTGATCTCCGGGCCACCAACCCCCGCTTCACGACTGAGAATCTGCGCACCAACCTCGCGCCCGTCGCGGCTCTCACCGCGCTGGCCGAGGAAAAGGGCTGCCGCCCCGGCCAATTGGCACTCGCGTGGCTGCTGTCTCGGCCGTGGGACGTCGTGGCGATACCCGGCACGAAGCGTGCCGAATATGTCGCCGAGAATCTCGGTGCCACCAACGTCGCACTCAGTGCCGATGAAAGTGCTTACCTGGCCGAGGTTTTCGCTCCCGGCACGATCGTCGGAGAGCGCTACGCGCCGGTGCACGCGCGCACGGTCGCCGCGAGTTGA
- a CDS encoding PH domain-containing protein: protein METVKPRSATKPVVIRISPMAHFAVGFFALGLLALVFTNPTWFAPLLVIPVGLSFAIVRYRTVADTENVTARSLLSSVTVPWSDIDGLRFERSAWAIAQLHDGSDLRLPAVTFGSLPLLTDVSGGRVPNPYA, encoded by the coding sequence ATGGAGACTGTGAAGCCACGTTCCGCTACCAAGCCGGTCGTCATCCGGATCTCCCCGATGGCCCACTTCGCGGTCGGATTCTTCGCGCTCGGGCTGCTGGCCTTGGTGTTCACCAATCCCACGTGGTTCGCCCCGCTGCTGGTCATCCCCGTCGGGCTGTCGTTCGCGATCGTGCGGTACCGCACGGTGGCCGACACCGAGAACGTGACGGCCCGGTCGCTTCTCAGCAGTGTCACTGTGCCGTGGTCCGACATCGACGGACTGCGCTTCGAGCGGTCGGCCTGGGCGATCGCGCAGCTGCACGACGGCTCGGACCTGCGCCTGCCGGCGGTCACCTTCGGATCGCTGCCGCTACTGACCGACGTGAGCGGCGGCCGCGTGCCCAATCCCTACGCGTGA
- a CDS encoding TetR/AcrR family transcriptional regulator — protein MPDRQRRRYAPRLPREQRREQLLDVALTVLADCPLHELSMEAVADAAEVGKPLLYTAFRTRAELVTALLTREHQRGLEQVRAAIPHDLATVGPTEAYTTAVSAFLRCVLENPTRWRLILTVPDSAPRDYRATMRSARSQIVAQAEELAKAGMTLDPRLARLDPVLLGHTLLSFAEMLGRLAVNDPHRYPRERLEQYAITAMTMFAGAD, from the coding sequence GTGCCCGACCGCCAGCGGCGCAGGTATGCGCCTCGGTTGCCGCGCGAGCAGCGACGTGAACAGCTGCTCGACGTCGCGCTGACCGTGCTCGCGGACTGCCCGTTGCACGAGCTCAGCATGGAGGCCGTCGCCGACGCCGCCGAAGTGGGCAAGCCTCTGCTGTACACCGCGTTCCGCACCCGCGCCGAACTGGTGACCGCGCTGCTCACGCGGGAACATCAGCGCGGCCTGGAGCAGGTGCGCGCGGCCATCCCACACGATCTCGCCACCGTCGGGCCGACCGAGGCCTACACGACGGCGGTGTCGGCCTTTCTGCGGTGCGTCCTGGAGAACCCCACCCGGTGGCGGCTGATCCTCACCGTGCCGGACAGCGCTCCGCGGGACTATCGCGCCACGATGCGCAGTGCCCGCTCGCAGATCGTCGCGCAGGCCGAGGAGCTTGCGAAAGCCGGCATGACGCTGGATCCGCGGCTCGCGCGGCTCGATCCGGTGCTGCTGGGTCACACGCTGTTGTCGTTCGCCGAAATGCTGGGCCGGCTCGCGGTCAACGATCCGCACCGCTATCCCCGCGAACGCCTCGAGCAGTACGCGATCACCGCGATGACCATGTTCGCCGGCGCCGACTGA
- the ilvN gene encoding acetolactate synthase small subunit: MSNGMPTHTLSVLVEDKPGVLARVASLFSRRGYNIQSLAVGATEQKDMSRMTIVVSVEDSPLEQITKQLNKLINVIKIVEQEEDNSVSRELALIKVRADPSTRSQVIEAVNLFRAKVVDVSTESLTVEATGTPEKLEALLRILEPYGIRELAQSGVVSVSRGPRGIGTVK, from the coding sequence ATGAGTAACGGAATGCCCACGCACACCTTGTCGGTGCTGGTCGAGGACAAACCCGGCGTGCTGGCCCGGGTGGCCTCGCTGTTCTCCCGCCGTGGCTACAACATCCAGTCCCTGGCGGTGGGTGCCACCGAGCAGAAGGACATGTCGCGGATGACGATCGTCGTCAGCGTCGAGGATTCGCCGCTCGAACAGATCACCAAGCAGCTCAACAAGTTGATCAACGTGATCAAGATCGTCGAGCAAGAAGAAGACAACTCGGTCTCCCGTGAACTCGCCTTGATCAAGGTGCGGGCCGATCCGAGTACCCGGAGCCAGGTCATCGAAGCGGTGAACCTGTTCCGTGCCAAGGTGGTCGATGTCTCGACCGAGTCGCTGACCGTCGAGGCCACCGGCACGCCGGAGAAGTTGGAAGCCCTGCTGCGGATCCTGGAGCCGTACGGCATCCGGGAACTCGCGCAGTCCGGTGTGGTGTCGGTGTCCCGAGGGCCACGCGGCATCGGCACGGTGAAGTAG
- a CDS encoding DoxX family protein: MTSHSQDANAWQRPASSGSGDSGRPAAASLVDPEDDLPSSTYGGDFETTAIPRYDSAKPEQPAYGLVGDPEPLPYVQPGVGQPLAPFSAEPAEIERDEFVDDRVRAAGRRGTQDLGLLILRVAIGGFFIVHGLQKAFGWWGGPGLDGFKTSLSDMGFQHADILTYVATGGQLAIGVLLVLGLFTPVAAAAALAYLLNGVLAEAMLAHEQARLSAFLTDGHEYRLIPVVVAAAIILTGPGRYGFDAGRGWARRPFVGSFVALLLGVGAGIGIWALLNGGNPLS, translated from the coding sequence GTGACCAGTCACTCGCAGGACGCAAACGCTTGGCAGAGACCTGCTTCTTCGGGGTCCGGCGATTCCGGCCGGCCCGCCGCGGCAAGCCTGGTCGACCCGGAAGACGACCTGCCGTCCTCGACGTACGGCGGCGACTTCGAGACCACGGCAATCCCGCGTTACGACTCGGCCAAGCCGGAGCAGCCGGCGTACGGCCTGGTCGGTGACCCTGAGCCGCTGCCGTATGTGCAGCCCGGCGTCGGGCAGCCCCTTGCGCCCTTCTCAGCCGAGCCGGCCGAGATCGAACGCGACGAGTTCGTCGACGATCGGGTCAGGGCGGCCGGCCGGCGCGGTACCCAGGATCTGGGCCTGCTCATCCTGCGCGTCGCGATCGGCGGATTCTTCATCGTCCACGGCCTGCAGAAGGCTTTCGGCTGGTGGGGCGGTCCCGGTTTGGACGGCTTCAAGACGTCACTGTCGGACATGGGCTTCCAGCACGCCGACATCCTCACGTATGTGGCCACGGGAGGCCAGCTCGCGATCGGCGTTCTGCTGGTCTTGGGACTGTTCACCCCGGTGGCCGCGGCCGCGGCACTGGCCTACCTGCTCAACGGCGTGCTCGCCGAGGCCATGCTCGCCCACGAGCAGGCCAGGCTTTCGGCATTCCTCACCGACGGCCACGAATACCGGCTGATCCCGGTCGTCGTTGCGGCCGCGATCATCCTGACCGGTCCGGGGCGCTACGGATTCGACGCGGGCCGCGGGTGGGCCAGGCGCCCGTTCGTGGGGTCGTTCGTCGCGCTGCTGCTCGGTGTCGGTGCCGGCATCGGGATCTGGGCGCTGCTCAACGGCGGCAATCCGTTGTCGTGA